The following are from one region of the Stigmatella ashevillena genome:
- a CDS encoding lectin — protein MSESPGLQAQSAALVAGEPLVSASSGRCLDVAQESRTPGTGLQIYSCHGRINQAFTFTAAGELRTYDNTLCVDTASGQTAQGTRAVIATCTGLPAQQWVFNANGAVVHTASGLCLDVEGGKTVDGTPVIVWACNGQTNQKWSRPAVLDTQAPTPPSNLVTSNLTCNSVTLSWTGSTDDVGVAFYDVYHDGQQMKSVDGSTRSTSLTVVPGATWGLYVNARDAAGNVSQASPTLSLTPPQCQVDTTPPTAPTQLVGSASGTSVTLSWNASTDNVGVTGYDVLRNGAKVGTATGTTFADSGLAASTAYTYAVVARDGQGNLSTASNALTLTTGAACTNPICSVTQVATDTDIPWGLVPLADGTVLYSRRDAQDIVRLNPATGVKTTLGTVPNVQSTDGEGGLLGLAVAPTFNTDRWLYIMHTSPTDNRIVRIQVTAGFTLDLASEQVLVQGLLRNKFHNGGRLRWGPDGKLYASTGDAQNGANAQNTSNLAGKVLRINPDGTIPSDNPFGNFVWSYGHRNPQGLAFDSSGQLWEQEFGNSVMDETNLIVKGGNYGWPNCEGTVSQGGSGCATPGYLAPKQTYSTAEGSCSGIAVVRDVLYVACQRGTRLYREVISGSSLTNVTPYFVGTYGRLRTVEPSVDGNLWLTTSNSGDKDSIPNNSNEKIFRVLLGN, from the coding sequence GTGTCCGAGTCACCCGGGCTGCAAGCCCAGAGCGCGGCGCTCGTCGCTGGCGAGCCGCTCGTGAGTGCGTCGAGCGGCCGTTGCCTCGATGTGGCACAAGAGAGCCGCACGCCCGGCACAGGGTTGCAGATTTACAGCTGCCACGGCCGCATCAACCAGGCCTTCACCTTCACCGCCGCGGGCGAGCTGCGCACCTACGACAACACGCTGTGCGTGGACACGGCCTCGGGGCAGACGGCCCAGGGGACGCGCGCCGTCATCGCCACGTGCACGGGCTTGCCGGCGCAGCAGTGGGTCTTCAACGCGAACGGTGCCGTGGTTCACACGGCGAGCGGCCTGTGCCTGGACGTGGAGGGCGGGAAGACCGTGGACGGGACGCCCGTCATCGTCTGGGCCTGCAACGGACAGACGAACCAGAAGTGGTCCCGTCCCGCGGTCTTGGACACGCAAGCGCCCACGCCGCCGAGCAACCTCGTGACGAGCAACCTCACCTGCAACTCGGTGACGCTGAGCTGGACGGGCTCGACGGACGACGTGGGCGTCGCCTTCTATGACGTGTACCACGACGGTCAGCAGATGAAGTCCGTGGACGGCAGCACGCGCTCGACGTCGCTCACGGTGGTGCCGGGCGCCACCTGGGGCTTGTACGTGAACGCGCGCGACGCCGCGGGCAACGTCTCGCAGGCCAGCCCCACGCTGTCATTGACGCCGCCGCAGTGCCAGGTGGACACCACGCCCCCGACGGCACCGACACAGCTTGTGGGCAGTGCGTCCGGAACGAGCGTGACGTTGAGCTGGAACGCCTCGACGGACAACGTGGGCGTCACTGGCTACGACGTGCTCCGCAATGGCGCCAAGGTTGGAACCGCGACGGGCACCACGTTCGCGGACAGCGGGCTCGCGGCGAGCACCGCATACACCTATGCGGTCGTGGCGCGAGATGGCCAGGGCAACCTCTCCACCGCGAGCAACGCGCTCACGCTCACCACGGGCGCGGCCTGCACGAACCCCATCTGCTCGGTGACGCAGGTCGCGACGGACACGGACATCCCGTGGGGGCTCGTGCCGCTCGCGGACGGGACGGTGCTCTACAGCCGCCGGGACGCGCAGGACATCGTGCGCTTGAATCCCGCGACGGGCGTGAAGACGACGCTCGGCACGGTGCCCAACGTGCAGAGCACGGACGGAGAGGGCGGCCTGCTCGGGCTCGCCGTCGCGCCGACGTTCAACACGGACCGCTGGCTGTACATCATGCACACGTCGCCCACGGACAACCGCATCGTGCGCATTCAGGTCACGGCAGGCTTCACGTTGGATCTCGCGAGCGAGCAGGTGTTGGTGCAGGGGTTGTTGCGCAACAAGTTCCACAACGGCGGACGCCTGCGGTGGGGCCCGGACGGCAAGCTGTACGCGAGCACCGGTGACGCGCAGAATGGCGCCAACGCACAGAACACCTCGAACCTCGCGGGCAAGGTGCTTCGCATCAACCCGGACGGCACCATCCCCAGCGACAACCCGTTCGGGAATTTCGTCTGGAGCTATGGCCACCGCAATCCGCAGGGGCTGGCCTTCGACTCGAGCGGCCAGCTTTGGGAGCAGGAGTTCGGAAACTCGGTCATGGACGAGACCAACCTCATCGTGAAGGGCGGCAACTACGGTTGGCCCAATTGCGAGGGCACGGTCTCGCAAGGCGGAAGCGGTTGCGCGACGCCGGGCTACCTCGCGCCCAAGCAGACGTATTCCACGGCCGAGGGTTCGTGCAGTGGAATCGCTGTCGTGCGTGACGTGCTTTACGTGGCGTGCCAGCGCGGCACTCGGCTGTACCGAGAGGTCATCTCGGGCTCGAGCCTCACCAACGTGACGCCGTACTTCGTTGGAACGTACGGACGGCTGCGCACGGTCGAGCCGTCCGTGGACGGGAATCTCTGGCTCACCACGAGCAACTCGGGAGACAAGGACAGTATCCCCAACAACAGCAACGAGAAGATCTTCCGCGTGCTGCTCGGCAATTGA